A DNA window from Selenomonas sp. oral taxon 126 contains the following coding sequences:
- the thiW gene encoding energy coupling factor transporter S component ThiW, whose amino-acid sequence MLDTRTRKLTLAGILVAVAVLGGLFSFPVLGSRCAPVQHLVNILAAVFLGPVWAVGVAFAASLLRNIAGLGSLMAFPGSMIGALLAGLAYYYTRRLELTCLAELIGTGLLGALAAYPVAALLMGLSPASYTVYIVPFLLSTGAGSILAYVLLRFLLPKIRRD is encoded by the coding sequence GTGCTTGACACCCGCACACGCAAACTCACACTCGCCGGCATCCTCGTCGCCGTCGCCGTTCTCGGCGGCCTCTTTAGCTTCCCCGTGCTCGGGAGCCGCTGCGCCCCCGTGCAGCACCTCGTCAACATCCTCGCCGCCGTCTTCCTCGGCCCCGTGTGGGCAGTCGGCGTCGCCTTCGCCGCGAGCCTCCTCAGGAACATCGCGGGACTCGGCAGCCTCATGGCATTCCCCGGCAGTATGATCGGCGCACTCCTCGCGGGGCTCGCCTATTACTACACGCGCCGCCTCGAACTCACCTGCCTCGCCGAGCTGATCGGCACGGGGCTCCTCGGCGCACTCGCCGCCTACCCCGTCGCCGCCCTCCTCATGGGACTGAGCCCTGCGAGCTACACAGTATACATTGTACCCTTCCTGCTCTCCACGGGCGCGGGAAGCATCCTCGCGTATGTCCTCCTGCGGTTCCTCCTGCCGAAGATTCGGCGGGATTGA
- the thiD gene encoding bifunctional hydroxymethylpyrimidine kinase/phosphomethylpyrimidine kinase: protein MMKMYTALTIAGSDSSGGAGIQADLKTMTAHGVYGMSALTALTAQNTTGVTDILAVPPAFLAAQLDAVFTDIPPDAVKIGMVADAALIRVIAEKLDEYGAKNVVVDPVMVATSGARLISEDAVAALVELLLPRATVITPNIPEAEVLADMAITDRTAMTAAAARIYERTHSAVLMKGGHSVDDANDLLVDGAGARWFEGRRIATTNTHGTGCTLSSAIASNLARGMTLDRAVERAKAYLSGALAAGLDLGAGSGPLAHGFDLKSEFIEGEHRA from the coding sequence ATGATGAAAATGTATACCGCACTCACGATTGCGGGCAGTGATTCGAGCGGTGGCGCGGGCATTCAGGCGGATCTGAAGACCATGACGGCGCACGGCGTTTACGGCATGAGCGCACTCACCGCCCTAACGGCGCAGAACACGACGGGCGTCACCGACATCCTCGCCGTCCCGCCCGCCTTCCTCGCGGCGCAGCTCGACGCCGTATTCACCGACATCCCGCCCGACGCCGTGAAGATCGGCATGGTCGCGGACGCGGCACTGATCCGTGTCATTGCGGAGAAACTGGATGAATACGGGGCAAAGAACGTCGTCGTCGATCCTGTCATGGTGGCGACCAGTGGCGCGCGTCTCATCAGCGAGGATGCTGTGGCGGCACTGGTGGAGCTGCTCCTGCCGCGTGCGACGGTTATCACACCGAATATCCCCGAGGCGGAGGTGCTCGCCGATATGGCGATTACAGACCGCACGGCGATGACAGCTGCGGCGGCGCGCATCTATGAGCGCACGCACAGCGCTGTCCTCATGAAGGGCGGGCACAGCGTCGACGATGCGAATGATCTGCTCGTCGATGGGGCGGGTGCGCGTTGGTTTGAGGGGCGGCGCATTGCGACCACGAACACCCACGGCACGGGCTGCACCCTCTCAAGTGCAATCGCATCCAACCTCGCGCGCGGCATGACGCTCGACAGAGCCGTCGAACGCGCCAAGGCATACCTCTCGGGCGCCCTCGCAGCGGGTCTCGACCTCGGTGCGGGCAGCGGCCCCCTCGCGCACGGCTTTGACCTAAAGAGTGAATTCATCGAAGGAGAACATCGTGCTTGA
- the thiM gene encoding hydroxyethylthiazole kinase → MNTSILAEIRRKAPLIHCITNYVTVNDVANVLLAIGARPVMADDPAETEEITALAAGLCLNIGTLNARTIPSMLLAGVRARVLGHPVVLDPVGAGASVLRTETALRLLDEVRPTVIRGNISEIRTLAVGTGTTSGVDADAADAVTEENLAASADFLRAFAARTGALVAVTGAIDLVTDGRDCYVVRNGRAEMGRVTGTGCQLSALLAAALATAPDEALAAVTETVALMGVAGELAWSCMGAHEGNATYRTRIIDSIYCMTDEELAAHSRIKKL, encoded by the coding sequence ATGAACACCTCCATCCTCGCCGAGATACGGCGCAAAGCGCCCCTTATCCACTGCATTACGAACTATGTCACCGTCAACGACGTTGCAAACGTCCTGCTCGCCATCGGCGCGCGCCCCGTTATGGCGGACGATCCCGCCGAGACGGAGGAGATCACAGCGCTTGCTGCGGGACTCTGCCTCAACATCGGCACGCTGAACGCGCGCACCATCCCGAGCATGCTCCTCGCAGGAGTACGTGCGCGTGTCCTTGGGCATCCCGTCGTGCTCGATCCCGTGGGCGCGGGTGCGAGTGTGCTCCGCACTGAGACCGCCCTCCGCCTCCTCGATGAGGTGCGCCCGACTGTGATTCGCGGCAATATCTCCGAGATTCGGACGCTCGCCGTCGGCACGGGCACAACCTCGGGCGTTGATGCAGATGCGGCGGATGCCGTCACCGAGGAGAATCTTGCGGCGTCGGCGGACTTTCTGCGCGCCTTTGCAGCACGCACGGGCGCGCTTGTCGCTGTCACAGGTGCAATCGACCTCGTGACGGACGGGCGGGACTGCTACGTCGTGCGCAATGGACGCGCGGAGATGGGGCGGGTCACAGGCACGGGCTGTCAGCTCTCGGCACTCCTTGCGGCGGCACTTGCCACAGCGCCCGATGAGGCTCTCGCAGCCGTGACCGAGACGGTCGCACTCATGGGCGTCGCGGGGGAGCTTGCATGGAGCTGCATGGGCGCACATGAGGGCAATGCCACGTACCGCACGCGGATCATCGACAGCATTTACTGCATGACGGACGAAGAACTTGCAGCACACAGCAGAATCAAGAAACTCTGA
- the cytX gene encoding putative hydroxymethylpyrimidine transporter CytX produces the protein MEKRTGLGANALIWFGAGVSLAEILTGTFFAPLGFRDGGIAIVVGHIIGCALLFLAGLIGARTRRSAMETVKMAFGARGGLLFAALNVLQLIGWTSIMIYDGALAAGSVMELSHWIWCLVIGALIIVWIRIGILRIERVNAVAMTGLFLLTVLLCSVIMGGSGAAESSAAGEVMSFAMALELSIAMPLSWLPLISDYTREAEKPAAAAAVSAVVYGLISCWMYFIGMGAAILTGESDIAQIMLHAGLGVAGLAVVILSTVTTTYLDAYSAGVSSESIVRGISGRAVGVGVTVFGAVAASLYPMDDITGFLYIIGSVFAPMIAVQIASYFILREDAAGRSVHAVNLAVWFVGFLCYRYLMILDTPVGSTLPTMAVTLVLALLAHRIFERKA, from the coding sequence ATGGAAAAGAGGACAGGACTCGGCGCGAATGCGCTCATCTGGTTTGGCGCGGGCGTCTCGCTCGCGGAGATTTTGACAGGCACATTCTTTGCGCCGCTCGGCTTTCGCGACGGCGGCATTGCAATCGTTGTCGGTCACATCATCGGCTGTGCGCTGCTCTTTCTCGCAGGGCTGATCGGTGCGCGGACGCGGCGCAGTGCAATGGAGACGGTCAAAATGGCGTTCGGCGCGCGCGGGGGGCTGCTCTTTGCGGCATTGAACGTGCTGCAGCTCATCGGCTGGACGAGCATCATGATCTATGACGGCGCGCTCGCGGCGGGCAGTGTGATGGAGCTGTCGCATTGGATCTGGTGTCTCGTAATCGGCGCTCTGATTATCGTTTGGATTCGGATCGGCATCCTGCGCATCGAGCGCGTGAACGCCGTCGCCATGACGGGGCTGTTTTTGCTCACCGTGCTCCTCTGCTCCGTCATCATGGGAGGCTCGGGCGCGGCGGAGAGCTCCGCTGCGGGAGAGGTGATGAGCTTTGCGATGGCGCTCGAGCTGTCGATTGCAATGCCGCTCTCGTGGCTGCCGCTCATCTCGGACTATACGCGCGAGGCGGAGAAGCCCGCCGCAGCTGCCGCCGTCAGTGCAGTTGTCTACGGGCTGATTAGCTGCTGGATGTACTTCATCGGCATGGGCGCGGCAATTCTCACGGGTGAGTCGGACATCGCGCAGATCATGCTCCACGCGGGGCTTGGTGTTGCGGGGCTCGCCGTCGTCATCCTCTCCACGGTCACGACCACCTATCTCGATGCGTACTCGGCGGGTGTCTCGAGCGAGAGCATCGTGCGCGGCATCTCGGGGCGCGCGGTCGGCGTCGGCGTGACCGTCTTCGGCGCGGTTGCGGCGTCGCTCTATCCGATGGACGACATCACGGGCTTCCTCTACATCATCGGCTCCGTCTTCGCGCCCATGATTGCCGTGCAGATTGCAAGCTACTTCATCCTGCGCGAGGATGCGGCGGGGCGCTCCGTCCACGCGGTCAACCTCGCCGTCTGGTTCGTCGGCTTCCTCTGCTATCGCTATCTCATGATCCTCGACACGCCCGTTGGGAGCACCCTGCCGACCATGGCGGTCACGCTTGTGCTTGCGCTGCTGGCACATCGCATATTTGAAAGGAAAGCGTAA
- a CDS encoding PRC-barrel domain-containing protein, whose translation MKKSVDILGLPVISITEGRELGMSKTLLIDAPNRVVAAITIEDEDWYRGVKLIPYDNVIAVGEDAVTINNSENILTLDAAGDFETLLDDNIRVIGTKAITRSGVIQGTISEIFIGEDGSIEKCEIMAPEGATSEVTADQVSIFGKEVTVISPEGDAGKKSDAAAAPAASAVTAPAVEEAAVEPVAEAAPVAEMPVEEAAPAPEASVVEESAPVVEAAPAAPTPVVEEPVVEAAPEPVAEEAPVEIPVAEPAPVEAAPEPAPVVEEAAPAAPAEDKSAERVNEDRHRRFLLGKKASRTIKMDNGVVIVEAGADITEEVLQKAKLGNKFIELSMSAQ comes from the coding sequence ATGAAGAAAAGCGTTGACATTCTCGGACTTCCCGTCATCAGTATCACCGAGGGGCGCGAGCTCGGCATGAGCAAGACGCTGCTCATCGATGCGCCGAACCGCGTTGTGGCGGCGATCACGATTGAGGACGAGGACTGGTATCGCGGGGTCAAGCTCATTCCCTACGACAATGTCATTGCGGTCGGCGAGGATGCCGTCACGATCAACAACAGCGAGAATATCCTGACGCTCGATGCGGCGGGCGATTTTGAGACGCTGCTCGACGACAATATCCGCGTCATCGGCACGAAGGCGATCACGCGCTCGGGTGTGATTCAGGGCACGATCTCCGAGATCTTCATCGGAGAGGACGGCAGCATCGAGAAATGCGAGATTATGGCGCCCGAGGGGGCTACGTCCGAGGTAACGGCAGATCAGGTCTCGATCTTTGGTAAGGAAGTCACGGTCATCTCCCCGGAGGGCGATGCCGGAAAAAAATCTGACGCAGCGGCTGCACCGGCAGCATCCGCTGTGACAGCGCCCGCAGTCGAAGAGGCTGCGGTTGAGCCGGTTGCTGAGGCTGCGCCCGTCGCGGAGATGCCTGTCGAGGAGGCAGCACCTGCCCCCGAGGCTTCCGTTGTCGAGGAGTCTGCGCCCGTGGTAGAGGCGGCACCCGCCGCCCCGACGCCCGTGGTGGAGGAGCCTGTGGTGGAGGCTGCGCCGGAGCCGGTCGCTGAGGAAGCACCGGTCGAGATTCCCGTGGCGGAGCCCGCGCCCGTAGAGGCGGCACCGGAGCCGGCACCAGTTGTCGAGGAGGCTGCACCTGCAGCGCCTGCTGAGGACAAGAGTGCGGAGCGCGTGAACGAGGATCGTCACCGCCGCTTCCTGCTCGGCAAGAAGGCATCGCGCACGATCAAGATGGACAACGGCGTTGTCATCGTCGAGGCGGGCGCGGACATCACCGAGGAAGTCCTGCAGAAGGCGAAGCTCGGCAACAAGTTCATCGAGCTGTCGATGAGCGCACAGTAA
- a CDS encoding conjugal transfer protein TraD yields the protein MQSDIRLSSLVLAALMGVVVVAGMIALRPPLTQMYYVQLGGLIAGAGVVVTLYNYFLTARRRRAEKSAAEESALPAEVRAVDCADDAPPAYAATEETALPVEPVARPAIAVVTELSAAVQEAEPLASASAQVYAEEELPESLDALLDMAYEAAADVPLRAIAAYRRALARYPEDSYMPYLIIELSTLYKRLGDYDAALALFDEALALPLIAKNAVMVQEFERSRRALTVVSYMLTAQGTPTLPFGDVPKEILAEADRRAEGLNI from the coding sequence TTGCAGTCTGATATTCGCCTGTCCTCGCTCGTGCTTGCCGCGCTCATGGGCGTTGTTGTCGTTGCCGGGATGATTGCCCTGCGGCCGCCGCTGACGCAGATGTACTATGTGCAGCTTGGTGGGCTGATTGCAGGGGCAGGCGTCGTGGTGACGCTCTACAATTATTTCCTGACGGCGCGTCGGCGTCGTGCGGAGAAATCCGCAGCGGAGGAGAGTGCGCTGCCGGCGGAGGTCCGGGCGGTGGACTGTGCGGACGATGCCCCGCCCGCCTATGCGGCGACGGAGGAGACAGCGCTGCCCGTAGAGCCTGTGGCGCGTCCCGCGATCGCCGTGGTGACGGAGCTGAGCGCTGCGGTGCAGGAGGCGGAGCCTTTGGCATCGGCATCTGCACAGGTGTACGCGGAGGAGGAGCTGCCCGAGAGTCTGGACGCGCTGCTCGATATGGCGTACGAGGCTGCGGCGGATGTGCCGCTGCGTGCCATTGCGGCGTATCGGCGGGCGCTTGCGCGCTACCCCGAGGACTCCTATATGCCGTATCTCATCATCGAGCTCTCCACGCTCTACAAGCGGCTTGGAGACTACGATGCAGCGCTCGCCCTCTTTGATGAGGCACTGGCGCTCCCACTCATTGCAAAGAACGCCGTCATGGTGCAGGAGTTTGAACGCTCCCGCAGAGCCCTGACCGTCGTTTCTTATATGCTCACAGCGCAGGGGACACCCACGCTCCCCTTTGGCGATGTTCCAAAGGAGATTCTCGCCGAGGCAGATCGGCGCGCAGAGGGGCTTAACATCTGA
- a CDS encoding helix-turn-helix transcriptional regulator, whose amino-acid sequence MDTGKRLRELREARGLSQEEVAKAIGVGRVTYLKYENGENRPVRKLKELSSFAPPSSQKKRLH is encoded by the coding sequence ATGGACACTGGAAAACGATTGCGAGAGTTGCGCGAGGCAAGAGGCTTATCGCAAGAAGAAGTAGCAAAAGCTATAGGAGTAGGGCGTGTCACATATCTAAAATATGAGAATGGTGAAAACCGCCCCGTTCGAAAGCTAAAAGAATTATCTTCCTTCGCGCCGCCCTCATCGCAGAAAAAGAGGCTGCATTAG
- a CDS encoding type II toxin-antitoxin system RelE/ParE family toxin: protein MHPIYFYRDKQGRRPVVEYLDKLAARSDKDSRIKLNKINDYIEALIREGTRLGKPYVKHIGGDLWELHPLRDRIFFVAWHEGSFVLLHHFMKKTVKTPPREIEQAKRELKELIEGGSHHAE from the coding sequence ATGCACCCGATTTACTTTTACCGTGACAAACAGGGACGGCGTCCTGTTGTAGAGTATCTTGATAAACTCGCCGCACGGAGTGACAAGGACAGCCGTATCAAACTCAACAAAATAAATGACTACATCGAAGCTCTAATCCGCGAAGGGACACGTCTCGGAAAACCATACGTCAAGCATATTGGCGGCGACCTGTGGGAACTGCACCCTCTGCGTGACCGCATCTTCTTTGTCGCGTGGCACGAGGGCAGTTTTGTTCTCCTCCATCATTTCATGAAGAAGACAGTGAAAACACCGCCACGGGAAATCGAACAAGCAAAGAGAGAGCTTAAAGAACTGATAGAAGGGGGAAGCCATCATGCAGAATAA
- a CDS encoding helix-turn-helix domain-containing protein: protein MQNNSAIGESWEEVRSRIFTPEEIAESDLRVALIGELIRARQDRGITQKQLEEMSGVTQPVIARLERGTTSPNISTLTKLLAPLGKKLAIVPM from the coding sequence ATGCAGAATAACAGTGCTATTGGCGAATCTTGGGAGGAAGTCCGTAGCCGCATCTTCACGCCCGAGGAGATTGCAGAAAGCGACCTGCGCGTCGCACTCATCGGCGAACTGATCCGCGCACGACAGGATCGCGGTATCACACAGAAACAGCTTGAGGAGATGAGCGGTGTCACGCAGCCCGTCATTGCCCGCCTTGAGCGCGGCACAACCAGCCCCAACATCTCCACACTCACAAAACTCCTTGCCCCACTCGGGAAGAAGCTCGCAATCGTCCCGATGTGA
- a CDS encoding DUF3644 domain-containing protein yields the protein MYYKGDKQRTKSLNACIKEVFTNDKDPLRINLEKIIDLCNTSTHYA from the coding sequence ATTTATTACAAAGGCGATAAACAACGGACAAAGTCATTGAACGCCTGCATAAAGGAAGTGTTCACAAACGACAAAGATCCTCTACGAATCAATCTTGAAAAAATTATCGACCTGTGCAATACAAGCACACATTACGCATGA
- a CDS encoding HPr family phosphocarrier protein, whose protein sequence is MTQETVMIENKTGIHARPASVFVQTATKFKSKIQIEAKGKKVDAKSILMLMSMGLVKGTELTIIAEGEDEAAAVKELADLVNSKFGEE, encoded by the coding sequence ATGACGCAGGAAACAGTTATGATCGAGAACAAGACGGGCATTCATGCGCGTCCCGCATCGGTGTTCGTCCAGACGGCGACCAAGTTCAAGTCCAAGATCCAGATCGAGGCAAAGGGCAAGAAGGTTGACGCCAAGAGCATTCTCATGCTGATGAGCATGGGTCTCGTCAAGGGCACGGAGCTCACCATCATTGCCGAGGGCGAGGATGAGGCGGCAGCCGTGAAGGAGCTGGCGGATCTCGTCAACTCGAAGTTCGGCGAAGAGTAA
- the ptsP gene encoding phosphoenolpyruvate--protein phosphotransferase: MAETIRGKGVISGIAVGKVMLAGQNLDGYLAAYKPGSVAEEQGKAEAALVAVTEILLATIERLRKEEQAEQAAILEAHRMMVQDPMMAENIKGKIEATGSAPQGILDAANEQAQLFEQMEDEYFAARAVDLRDVGKRIAKYVLGVKEPEIGSGQVILCGEEIEPSVVAGMPTEQIAGVILGSGSATSHVVIIAKARAIPTVLGIGDKINLIQDGDELILDGSRGDIIIRPTETERALYQGKIEEQKKLAAHYAALKDLPAVTKDGVRIELTANIGTHMDVDNALTYGAEGVGLFRSEFVFMGSTTIPTEEDQFKAYRAAVEKCGGHICVIRTMDIGGDKPLPYLNIDPEENPFLGYRALRISLDRHDLFLPQIKAILRAGLYGKAAMMVPMVISVSEIQRVLKLVEQAKVELAHEGKEYSDDVQIGIMVETPAAAVVSPLLSQYVDFFSIGTNDLIQYTLAVDRGNAQIANLYNPFNPAVLRLIQRTIQSARERGIWAGMCGEMASDPYAAVILLGMGITELSMSAPSIPRVKEMIRSVTSTQAKELLADVMKMEHGVEIRAYLHKMLEGSDASAGL, from the coding sequence ATGGCGGAAACAATCCGTGGAAAAGGCGTCATCTCCGGGATCGCCGTCGGCAAGGTCATGCTCGCAGGGCAGAACCTCGACGGCTATCTTGCGGCGTATAAGCCCGGCTCGGTCGCAGAGGAGCAGGGCAAGGCGGAGGCGGCGCTCGTCGCTGTCACCGAGATCCTGCTCGCGACCATCGAACGTCTGCGGAAGGAAGAGCAGGCGGAGCAGGCCGCGATCCTCGAGGCGCACCGCATGATGGTGCAGGATCCGATGATGGCGGAGAATATCAAGGGCAAGATCGAGGCAACGGGCAGCGCCCCGCAGGGCATCCTCGATGCGGCGAACGAGCAGGCGCAGCTCTTCGAGCAGATGGAGGATGAGTACTTCGCCGCGCGCGCGGTCGATCTGCGCGATGTTGGCAAGCGCATCGCAAAATACGTTCTCGGCGTCAAGGAGCCCGAGATCGGCTCGGGTCAGGTCATCCTCTGCGGCGAGGAAATCGAACCGTCCGTCGTGGCGGGTATGCCGACGGAGCAGATCGCGGGGGTTATCCTCGGCTCGGGCAGCGCAACGAGTCACGTCGTCATCATCGCAAAGGCGCGTGCAATTCCGACCGTCCTCGGCATCGGCGACAAGATCAATCTCATTCAGGACGGCGACGAGCTGATCCTCGACGGCAGCCGCGGCGACATCATCATCCGCCCGACCGAGACGGAGCGTGCCCTCTATCAGGGCAAGATCGAGGAGCAAAAGAAACTCGCAGCACACTACGCCGCGCTCAAGGATCTCCCGGCTGTGACGAAGGATGGCGTCCGCATCGAGCTCACGGCGAATATCGGCACGCATATGGACGTGGACAACGCGCTCACGTACGGTGCGGAGGGCGTCGGACTGTTCCGCTCCGAGTTCGTCTTCATGGGCTCAACCACGATTCCGACGGAGGAGGACCAGTTCAAGGCATACCGTGCCGCCGTCGAGAAATGCGGCGGTCACATCTGCGTCATCCGCACGATGGACATCGGCGGAGACAAGCCCCTGCCCTACCTCAACATCGACCCCGAGGAGAATCCGTTCCTCGGCTACCGCGCACTCCGTATCAGCCTCGACCGTCACGACCTCTTCCTCCCGCAGATCAAGGCGATCCTGCGCGCCGGCCTCTACGGAAAGGCGGCGATGATGGTGCCAATGGTCATCAGCGTCAGCGAGATCCAGCGCGTGCTGAAGCTCGTCGAGCAGGCAAAGGTGGAGCTCGCGCACGAGGGCAAGGAATACTCCGACGACGTGCAGATCGGCATCATGGTCGAGACGCCCGCCGCCGCCGTCGTCTCCCCGCTCCTCTCGCAGTACGTTGATTTCTTCAGCATCGGCACGAACGACCTCATCCAGTACACGCTCGCGGTTGACCGCGGCAACGCACAGATTGCAAATCTCTACAACCCGTTCAACCCCGCCGTCCTCCGCCTCATCCAGCGCACGATCCAGAGCGCACGCGAGCGCGGCATCTGGGCGGGCATGTGCGGCGAGATGGCGAGCGACCCGTACGCCGCCGTCATCCTCCTCGGCATGGGCATCACGGAGCTCTCCATGAGCGCACCGAGCATCCCGCGCGTCAAGGAGATGATCCGCTCCGTCACCTCGACACAGGCAAAGGAACTCCTCGCCGATGTCATGAAGATGGAGCACGGCGTCGAGATCCGCGCGTATCTCCACAAGATGCTCGAGGGCTCGGACGCAAGCGCAGGACTCTGA
- a CDS encoding ferredoxin yields the protein MKLSIDTAACVSCGMCAERLPAVFRIDRAARSAALVRQPQPSEQDDALEAAEDCPAGAIISKTR from the coding sequence ATGAAACTATCCATCGACACCGCCGCCTGCGTCTCCTGCGGCATGTGCGCGGAGCGGCTGCCCGCCGTCTTCCGCATCGATCGCGCCGCGCGCAGCGCCGCCCTCGTGCGCCAGCCGCAGCCCTCCGAACAGGACGACGCACTTGAGGCGGCGGAGGACTGCCCTGCGGGCGCAATTATTTCAAAGACGCGCTGA